A stretch of the Ornithodoros turicata isolate Travis chromosome 4, ASM3712646v1, whole genome shotgun sequence genome encodes the following:
- the LOC135392377 gene encoding uncharacterized protein K02A2.6-like has translation MQQDLDLTNLLKQARLLEDVDKSATIMEQQKETVQANFRRQKGRKQRQQQPQALFKSPPQHSPPTQQTEGANTRDPNSRCRHCGGKWPHQGVKDSDSDENVFAVATVSSTSKQNTPQVALTVNGTTLMFTIDTGASVSVISRDTFCQLRGKPEIKKSNTRVYAFGSQQPLPIIGKICAALSYKDKTSTEDIFIIEKSVSSILSFTAATNLDLIKVAYTVDKSQSPLVQFPSICSVVGKLKNFQVHLQIDKEVAPVAQPYRRVPFALRKKVEAELDRLLALDIIEVAEGATPWVSPIVIVPKPRNPEEIRLCLDMRCANKAIVRERHVCPTVDDIITTLNGATTFTKLDLRNGYHQLELDPESRVITTFATHVGLFRYKRLMFGINTAAEIFQDAIRQTLSGIPSAINLSDDILVFGKTQAEHDIALHNTLGRLHVTGVTINVSKCSFSQPELRFFGYPFSAAGISPDPSKVEAFCQLQPPTDVHELRSLLGTINFCGRFIPNLTDLTHPLRSSLDIIDASPRGLGAILSQDKNGKREIVAYASKTLTPVETRYTQIERELLAAVWDHKPLVFILKNRRASPSARLERLALKLTQYSFTVEHTRGISIPSDYLSRHTLQVVTPATPKHHPFNEYVNFLTQLCVPRNMTLEEIVQETSQDVPLQQVIKALDNPSTWSEKAVQDFTSVRHQLSVSDLGLILKEHQLVLPTSLQQRVITLAHQGHEGITKTLKLLRSKVWFPRMEDQVKRKLKNCLPCQATVVRHQKDPIEVPSKPVVPCLFGLPKKIHTDNGPPFQSYEFRTFLQDHGIKHHRVTPYWPQANGEVERFMRTLKRFVQATVIEGKEWTKQLGIFLSAYRATPHETTGRSPYALLFGREMNFALLSYLATEPAHEEHHFIDLQRRIIRKKYADNKRNTSPHTLSVGDTVLCKREQTNKTSSAYDPLPYQVTSVQGTQVTAKRQGSTIKRNASFFKLVPNHIIRTQQPEAHDDFLTWMANAPGTDFSLPSHT, from the exons ATGCAACAAGACTTGGACCTAACTAACCTGCTCAAACAAGCCCGCCTCCTAGAAGATGTAGACAAGTCTGCTACCATTATGGAGCAACAGAAAGAAACCGTCCAAGCAAATTTTCGCCGGCAGAAGGGCCgcaaacaacgacaacaacagccTCAAGCGCTTTTCAAGAGCCCACCACAACATTCACCACCAACTCAACAAACGGAGGGTGCGAACACGCGAGACCCAAACAGTCGTTGCCGACACTGCGGAGGAAAATGGCCACATCAAGGGGTCAAG GACTCTGACAGTGACGAAAATGTGTTTGCTGTGGCAACAGTATCGAGTACTTCTAAGCAGAACACACCTCAGGTCGCCTTAACAGTAAACGGCACCACCCTAATGTTCACAATTGACACAGGAGCCTCGGTGTCCGTAATCAGCAGAGACACATTTTGTCAGCTACGAGGAAAGCCGGAGATAAAAAAGTCAAATACCCGTGTCTACGCTTTTGGCTCCCAGCAACCGTTGCCAATAATTGGCAAGATCTGTGCCGCGCTTTCCTACAAGGACAAGACAAGCACAGAGGACATCTTCATCATTGAGAAAAGTGTGAGCTCGATACTGAGTTTCACTGCAGCCACAAATCTCGACCTCATCAAAGTTGCATACACAGTCGACAAATCACAGTCGCCACTAGTCCAGTTTCCGAGCATATGCTCAGTGGTCGGAAAACTAAAAAACTTTCAGGTGCACTTACAGATAGACAAGGAGGTAGCTCCAGTTGCACAGCCTTACCGCAGAGTACCATTCGCACTAAGAAAGAAAGTGGAGGCAGAACTAGACCGGCTGCTTGCTTTAGACATTATAGAAGTGGCAGAAGGTGCAACACCTTGGGTGTCTCCGATCGTGATAGTACCAAAACCAAGAAACCCTGAGGAGATCAGACTCTGTCTTGATATGCGTTGCGCAAACAAAGCCATTGTGAGAGAGAGACATGTCTGCCCGACAGTGGACGACATCATCACTACACTGAATGGAGCAACAACATTCACAAAATTAGACTTGCGAAACGGCTACCACCAACTAGAGCTTGACCCTGAATCCAGAGTGATCACGACCTTCGCAACCCACGTTGGATTGTTCCGATACAAAAGACTGATGTTTGGCATTAACACAGCTGCTGAGATTTTTCAGGACGCCATTAGACAAACACTGAGTGGCATCCCCAGTGCCATCAACCTCAGTGATGACATTCTAGTTTTCGGAAAAACTCAAGCCGAGCATGACATTGCTCTCCACAACACCCTAGGAAGACTTCATGTCACTGGGGTGACCATAAATGTAAGCAAATGTTCCTTCAGCCAGCCCGAACTGCGCTTCTTCGGATACCCCTTCTCAGCAGCAGGCATATCCCCCGACCCCTCAAAAGTGGAAGCATTTTGCCAGCTACAGCCACCTACGGACGTTCACGAACTCAGGAGCCTCCTTGGAACTATAAACTTCTGTGGCAGATTTATTCCCAACCTGACTGATCTAACTCACCCTTTGAGGAG CTCCCTGGACATCATAGATGCATCACCCAGAGGCCTCGGCGCCATACTTTCACAAGACAAAAATGGAAAACGTGAAATAGTGGCTTATGCAAGCAAAACACTCACGCCAGTTGAAACACGGTACACGCAGATTGAGAGGGAACTCCTAGCAGCCGTGTGGG ATCACAAACCGTTAGTGTTCATTCTCAAAAACCGTCGAGCATCCCCATCTGCCAGACTTGAAAGGCTTGCCCTGAAGCTAACACAGTACTCCTTCACCGTAGAACACACACGTGGGATCAGCATCCCATCTGATTATTTGTCACGACACACGTTACAAGTAGTTACCCCAGCCACACCAAAACATCATCCATTCAACGAATATGTCAACTTCCTGACACAACTTTGCGTCCCTCGCAATATGACCCTAGAGGAGATTGTTCAGGAAACTTCACAGGATGTGCCTCTTCAACAAGTAATCAAGGCCTTAGACAACCCGTCCACGTGGTCCGAGAAGGCAGTGCAAGACTTCACCTCAGTCCGACATCAACTGTCAGTGAGTGACCTAGGCCTCATACTAAAGGAACACCAGCTCGTGCTACCCACTTCACTCCAACAACGAGTCATCACACTAGCACATCAGGGGCACGAGGGCATCACGAAAACGTTAAAATTACTTCGGAGCAAAGTGTGGTTTCCCCGGATGGAAGATCAAGTAAAAAGGAAATTGAAAAACTGCCTACCCTGCCAAGCCACTGTTGTAAGACATCAAAAAGACCCCATAGAGGTCCCATCAAAACCTGTGGTACCTTG TCTGTTCGGACTTCCCAAAAAAATACACACCGATAACGGACCCCCCTTCCAGTCTTACGAGTTCAGAACCTTCCTGCAAGACCACGGTATAAAGCACCACAGAGTAACGCCCTATTGGCCACAGGCCAATGGCGAGGTGGAACGTTTCATGCGTACTCTCAAACGATTCGTGCAAGCAACAGTCATCGAGGGAAAGGAGTGGACAAAGCAGCTTGGAATTTTCCTTTCGGCTTACAGAGCCACACCTCATGAGACCACGGGAAGATCTCCTTATGCCCTACTTTTCGGCAGAGAAATGAACTTCGCACTACTTAGCTATCTCGCCACAGAACCAGCACACGAAGAACACCACTTCATAGACTTGCAACGCCGTATCATACGCAAGAAATATGCCGACAACAAGAGAAACACTTCTCCACACACGCTCagtgttggggacacggttctCTGCAAGCGGGAACAGACAAACAAGACATCGAGCGCATATGACCCTCTACCCTACCAGGTAACATCTGTACAGGGCACTCAAGTCACAGCCAAGAGGCAAGGAAGCACCATTAAAAGAAATGCAAGCTTCTTCAAGCTAGTACCGAACCATATCATCAGGACTCAACAACCCGAAGCTCACGATGATTTCCTCACTTGGATGGCAAATGCACCCGGGACAGACTTCTCTTTACCTAGTCACACGTGA